The following are encoded together in the Cololabis saira isolate AMF1-May2022 chromosome 5, fColSai1.1, whole genome shotgun sequence genome:
- the avpr1aa gene encoding arginine vasopressin receptor 1Aa — protein sequence MYNPDNVQLQQRPESVTLSLTEGLRMGTSGNGTVYPNGSDPFARNEEVAQIEIMVLSITFVVAVIGNVSVLLAMYNTKKKMSRMHLFIKHLSLADLVVAFFQVLPQLCWEITFRFYGPDFLCRIVKHLQVMGMFASTYMMVMMTLDRYIAICHPLKTLQQPTKRSHIMIVSTWMCSLVLSTPQFFIFSLSEIKNGSDVYDCWANFIEPWGARAYITWTTVAIFLVPVLLLMMCYGFICHSIWKNIKYKKRKTTAGAASKSGLIGKSSVSSVTTISRAKLRTVKMTFVIVLAYIICWAPFFTVQMWSVWDENFQWDESENTAVTLSALLASLNSCCNPWIYMIFSGHLLQDFVHCFSCCYKASTDKKEDSDSSIRRTTLLTKMTNRSPTGSTGNWRELDNSPKISAQAE from the exons ATGTACAATCCTGACAATGTGCAACTCCAACAACGGCCAGAATCAGTCACGCTGAGTCTCACCGAGGGTCTAAGGATGGGGACGTCTGGAAACGGCACCGTCTACCCCAACGGATCCGACCCATTTGCGAGAAACGAGGAGGTGGCCCAGATCGAGATCATGGTCCTGAGCATTACTTTTGTGGTGGCGGTGATCGGGAACGTGAGCGTGCTGCTGGCCATGTACAACACCAAGAAGAAGATGTCGCGCATGCACCTCTTCATCAAACACCTGAGCCTGGCCGACCTGGTCGTCGCCTTCTTCCAGGTGTTGCCGCAGCTGTGCTGGGAGATCACCTTCCGCTTCTACGGCCCGGACTTTCTGTGCAGGATCGTGAAGCACCTGCAGGTGATGGGGATGTTCGCTTCCACCTacatgatggtgatgatgactcTGGACCGCTACATCGCCATCTGCCACCCTCTGAAGACGCTCCAGCAGCCCACCAAGCGCTCCCACATCATGATCGTGTCCACGTGGATGTGCAGCCTGGTGCTCAGCACCCCGCAGTTCTTCATCTTCTCCCTGAGCGAGATCAAGAACGGCTCGGACGTGTACGACTGCTGGGCCAACTTCATCGAGCCGTGGGGCGCCCGCGCGTACATCACCTGGACAACCGTGGCCATCTTCCTGGTGCCCGTGCTCCTCCTCATGATGTGCTACGGCTTCATCTGCCACAGCATATGGAAAAATATCAagtacaagaaaagaaaaacgacGGCCGGGGCCGCGAGCAAGAGCGGGCTGATCGGGAAGAGCTCGGTCAGCAGCGTCACGACCATATCCAGAGCCAAACTGAGGACCGTTAAGATGACTTTTGTCATCGTTTTGGCCTATATTATTTGCTGGGCGCCTTTTTTCACAGTCCAGATGTGGTCCGTGTGGGATGAAAACTTCCAGTGGGATG AGTCTGAGAACACAGCAGTGACTCTGTCTGCGCTCCTTGCCAGTCTCAACAGCTGCTGTAACCCATGGATATACATGATCTTCAGCGGTCACCTCCTCCAAGATTTCGTGCATTGCTTCTCCTGCTGCTATAAAGCGAGCACAGATAAAAAAGAGGATTCGGACAGCAGCATCCGCAGGACGACGCTGCTGACCAAAATGACCAATCGGAGCCCGACAGGCAGCACTGGCAACTGGAGAGAACTGGATAATTCTCCCAAGATATCAGCCCAGGCAGAGTAA